From the Vibrio metoecus genome, one window contains:
- a CDS encoding Na(+)-translocating NADH-quinone reductase subunit A, whose product MITIKKGLDLPIAGTPSQVISDGKAIKKVALLGEEYVGMRPTMHVRVGDEVKKAQILFEDKKNPGVKFTSPVSGKVVEINRGAKRVLQSVVIEVAGDDQVTFDKFEANQLASLNRDAIKTQLVESGLWTALRTRPFSKVPAVDSTSEAIFVTAMDTNPLAAEPTVVINEQSEAFVAGLDVLSALTTGKVYVCKKGTSLPRSQQSNVEEHVFDGPHPAGLAGTHMHFLYPVSADHVAWSINYQDVIAIGQLFLTGELYNQRVVSLAGPVVNKPRLVRTVMGASLEQLVDSEIMPGEVRIISGSVLSGTKATGPHAYLGRYHLQVSVLREGRDKELLGWAMPGKNKFSVTRSFLGHLFKGQVYNMTTTTNGSDRAMVPIGNYEKVMPLDMEPTLLLRDLCAGDSDNAIRLGALELDEEDLALCTFVCPGKYEYGQLLRECLDKIEKEG is encoded by the coding sequence ATGATTACAATAAAAAAGGGATTGGACCTTCCTATCGCAGGAACTCCTTCCCAGGTGATTAGTGATGGTAAAGCCATCAAAAAAGTCGCCTTGCTTGGCGAAGAGTACGTTGGCATGCGTCCTACTATGCATGTTCGCGTAGGTGATGAAGTAAAAAAAGCTCAGATTCTTTTTGAAGATAAGAAGAATCCGGGTGTGAAATTTACTTCACCAGTCAGCGGTAAAGTGGTTGAAATCAATCGTGGTGCTAAGCGCGTTCTTCAGTCTGTAGTGATTGAAGTGGCGGGTGATGACCAAGTGACATTCGACAAGTTTGAAGCCAATCAATTAGCCAGTTTGAATCGCGATGCGATCAAAACTCAACTGGTTGAATCTGGTCTTTGGACTGCTTTACGTACTCGTCCGTTCAGCAAGGTTCCAGCCGTTGATTCCACTTCTGAAGCCATTTTTGTGACTGCCATGGATACCAATCCGTTGGCGGCTGAGCCGACTGTCGTGATCAATGAACAATCGGAAGCCTTCGTAGCCGGTCTTGATGTTCTTTCTGCGTTGACCACAGGCAAAGTGTACGTTTGTAAAAAAGGTACTAGCTTGCCGCGTTCTCAGCAGTCGAATGTTGAAGAACACGTCTTTGACGGCCCACACCCTGCAGGTCTTGCTGGCACTCACATGCATTTCCTTTACCCTGTAAGTGCAGACCACGTAGCTTGGAGCATCAACTATCAGGACGTGATCGCGATTGGTCAGTTGTTCTTGACGGGTGAGCTATACAATCAGCGTGTGGTTTCTCTTGCCGGCCCTGTGGTGAACAAACCTCGTTTGGTTCGTACAGTAATGGGGGCGTCTCTAGAGCAACTGGTTGATAGCGAAATCATGCCAGGTGAAGTGCGTATTATCTCTGGCTCTGTGCTGTCTGGTACTAAAGCCACTGGACCACATGCTTATTTAGGCCGTTACCACTTACAAGTCTCTGTCCTACGTGAAGGCCGTGATAAAGAGCTGCTCGGTTGGGCAATGCCAGGTAAGAATAAGTTCTCTGTAACTCGCTCTTTCCTTGGACATCTGTTCAAAGGTCAAGTGTACAACATGACCACCACCACGAATGGTAGTGATCGCGCCATGGTTCCAATTGGTAACTATGAAAAAGTGATGCCATTGGATATGGAGCCAACCTTGTTGCTTCGTGATCTGTGTGCTGGCGACAGTGACAACGCGATTCGCCTAGGTGCTTTGGAACTAGATGAAGAAGATCTGGCATTGTGTACTTTCGTTTGCCCAGGCAAATATGAGTACGGTCAGCTCCTGCGTGAGTGCTTAGACAAGATCGAGAAAGAAGGGTAA
- a CDS encoding NADH:ubiquinone reductase (Na(+)-transporting) subunit B, whose amino-acid sequence MGLKKFLEDIEHHFEPGGKHEKWFALYEAAATLFYTPGLVTKRSSHVRDSVDLKRIMIMVWLAVFPAMFWGMYNAGGQAIAALNHLYSGDQLAAMVAGNWHYWLTEMLGGTMSSDAGWGSKMLLGATYFLPIYATVFLVGGFWEVLFCMVRKHEVNEGFFVTSILFALIVPPTLPLWQAALGITFGVVVAKEVFGGTGRNFLNPALAGRAFLFFAYPAQISGDLVWTAADGFSGATALSQWAQGGAGALINNATGQTITWMDAFIGNIPGSIGEVSTLALMIGAAFIVYMGIASWRIIGGVMIGMILLSTLFNVIGSDTNAMFNMPWHWHLVLGGFAFGMFFMATDPVSASFTNGGKWAYGILIGVMCVLIRVVNPAYPEGMMLAILFANLFAPLFDHVVVERNIKRRLARYGKQ is encoded by the coding sequence ATGGGCCTTAAAAAGTTTCTTGAAGACATCGAGCATCATTTTGAGCCAGGCGGCAAACACGAGAAGTGGTTTGCACTGTATGAAGCGGCGGCAACGCTGTTCTATACACCAGGTCTGGTTACTAAAAGAAGCTCACACGTTCGTGATAGCGTTGACCTAAAACGTATCATGATCATGGTTTGGCTTGCTGTATTCCCTGCGATGTTCTGGGGTATGTACAATGCTGGCGGCCAAGCTATTGCTGCACTTAACCACCTTTACTCAGGTGATCAACTAGCCGCGATGGTCGCGGGTAACTGGCACTACTGGCTAACCGAAATGCTTGGCGGAACAATGTCAAGCGATGCAGGTTGGGGCAGTAAAATGCTGTTGGGTGCAACCTACTTCCTGCCGATTTATGCCACTGTGTTTCTTGTGGGTGGTTTCTGGGAAGTGTTGTTCTGTATGGTGCGCAAGCATGAAGTCAACGAAGGTTTCTTCGTAACTTCAATCCTGTTTGCTCTCATTGTTCCGCCAACTCTGCCACTTTGGCAAGCCGCACTAGGTATTACCTTTGGTGTTGTGGTTGCTAAAGAAGTGTTTGGTGGTACTGGCCGTAACTTCCTTAACCCAGCGTTGGCTGGCCGTGCTTTCCTATTCTTTGCTTACCCAGCACAGATTTCAGGTGACCTAGTATGGACTGCTGCGGATGGCTTCTCAGGTGCAACAGCACTGAGCCAATGGGCGCAAGGTGGTGCAGGTGCACTGATCAACAACGCAACTGGCCAAACGATCACTTGGATGGATGCTTTCATCGGTAACATCCCTGGTTCAATCGGTGAAGTGTCAACACTGGCACTGATGATTGGTGCAGCATTTATCGTTTACATGGGCATTGCTTCATGGCGCATTATCGGCGGTGTGATGATTGGTATGATTCTGCTGTCGACACTGTTTAACGTGATTGGCTCTGATACCAATGCAATGTTCAACATGCCATGGCATTGGCACCTTGTTTTAGGTGGTTTTGCATTCGGTATGTTCTTCATGGCGACTGACCCAGTTTCAGCTTCTTTCACCAATGGTGGTAAGTGGGCTTACGGTATTTTGATCGGTGTAATGTGTGTACTGATCCGTGTCGTGAACCCAGCGTACCCAGAAGGTATGATGCTGGCGATCCTATTCGCGAACTTATTTGCACCACTGTTTGACCACGTGGTTGTAGAGAGAAATATCAAGCGGAGATTAGCGCGCTATGGCAAGCAATAA
- a CDS encoding Na(+)-translocating NADH-quinone reductase subunit C, with product MASNNDSIKKTLFVVIALSLVCSIIVSAAAVGLRDKQKENAALDKQSKILQVAGIQAKGSKQIVEQFNKNIEPRLVDFSTGDFVEGDAANYDQRKAAKAASESIKLTAEQDKAKIQRRANVGVVYLVKDGDKTSKVILPVHGNGLWSMMYAFVAVETDGNTVSGLTYYEQGETPGLGGEVENPAWRAQWVGKKLFDENHKPAIKIVKGGAPQGSEHGVDGLSGATLTSNGVQHTFDFWLGDMGFGPFLTKVRDGGLN from the coding sequence ATGGCAAGCAATAACGATAGCATTAAAAAGACGCTGTTTGTTGTTATCGCGTTGAGCCTAGTGTGCTCAATCATTGTATCGGCAGCGGCTGTCGGTCTGCGTGACAAGCAAAAAGAGAATGCAGCATTAGACAAGCAGAGCAAAATTCTGCAAGTGGCTGGTATTCAAGCGAAAGGCAGCAAACAAATCGTTGAGCAGTTCAATAAGAACATTGAACCACGTTTGGTTGATTTCAGCACGGGTGACTTTGTTGAAGGCGATGCTGCAAACTACGATCAACGTAAAGCTGCGAAAGCCGCCTCTGAGTCAATTAAACTGACTGCTGAACAAGATAAAGCGAAGATCCAACGTCGTGCGAATGTTGGTGTGGTTTATCTTGTGAAAGACGGCGACAAAACCAGCAAGGTGATTCTGCCTGTACATGGTAACGGCCTATGGTCAATGATGTACGCGTTTGTAGCAGTTGAAACTGACGGTAACACCGTTTCAGGTTTGACTTACTATGAACAAGGCGAAACTCCTGGATTGGGTGGCGAAGTTGAAAATCCAGCTTGGCGTGCTCAATGGGTAGGTAAAAAGCTGTTTGATGAAAACCACAAACCTGCGATCAAGATTGTCAAAGGTGGCGCACCACAAGGTTCTGAGCATGGCGTAGACGGTTTGTCTGGCGCAACGCTGACCAGTAATGGTGTTCAACATACCTTCGACTTCTGGTTGGGTGATATGGGCTTTGGTCCATTCCTGACAAAAGTTCGTGACGGAGGTCTTAACTAA
- a CDS encoding NADH:ubiquinone reductase (Na(+)-transporting) subunit D: MSSAKELKKSVLAPVLDNNPIALQVLGVCSALAVTTKLETAFVMTLAVMFVTALSNFFVSLIRNHIPNSVRIIVQMAIIASLVIVVDQILKAYLYDISKQLSVFVGLIITNCIVMGRAEAFAMKSAPIPSFIDGIGNGLGYGFVLMSVGFFRELLGSGKLFGLEILPLISNGGWYQPNGLMLLAPSAFFLIGFMIWTIRTFKPEQVEAKE; the protein is encoded by the coding sequence ATGTCTAGCGCAAAAGAGCTGAAAAAGAGTGTGTTAGCCCCAGTTTTGGACAATAACCCAATTGCATTGCAAGTTCTGGGTGTGTGTTCGGCACTGGCGGTAACCACTAAGCTGGAAACGGCATTTGTTATGACGTTGGCGGTAATGTTTGTTACTGCATTGTCTAACTTCTTCGTTTCTCTGATCCGTAACCACATTCCTAACAGCGTACGTATCATCGTGCAGATGGCCATTATCGCGTCGCTAGTAATCGTGGTAGACCAGATTCTGAAAGCGTATCTGTACGATATTTCTAAGCAACTGTCGGTATTCGTTGGTCTGATTATCACCAACTGTATCGTAATGGGCCGTGCAGAAGCGTTTGCGATGAAGTCGGCGCCAATCCCTTCTTTTATTGATGGTATTGGTAACGGTCTAGGATATGGTTTCGTGCTGATGTCGGTTGGTTTCTTCCGTGAGCTTTTGGGTTCAGGCAAACTGTTTGGTTTGGAAATTCTTCCTCTTATCAGCAACGGTGGTTGGTATCAGCCAAATGGTCTGATGCTACTCGCGCCTTCAGCATTCTTCCTGATCGGCTTCATGATTTGGACGATTCGTACGTTCAAACCAGAACAAGTAGAAGCGAAGGAGTAA
- the nqrE gene encoding NADH:ubiquinone reductase (Na(+)-transporting) subunit E: MEHYISLLVKSIFIENMALSFFLGMCTFLAVSKKVKTSFGLGIAVIVVLTISVPVNNLVYNLVLKPDALAEGVDLSFLNFITFIGVIAALVQILEMILDRFFPPLYNALGIFLPLITVNCAIFGGVSFMVQRDYSFAESVVYGFGSGVGWMLAIVALAGIREKMKYSDVPPGLRGLGITFITAGLMALGFMSFSGVQL, encoded by the coding sequence ATGGAACATTATATTAGTCTGCTGGTGAAATCGATTTTCATCGAGAACATGGCACTCTCTTTCTTCTTGGGGATGTGTACATTCTTGGCGGTGTCGAAAAAAGTTAAGACATCATTCGGCTTAGGTATTGCGGTTATCGTAGTACTGACTATCTCTGTACCAGTCAATAATCTGGTGTACAACTTAGTGCTAAAACCAGATGCACTGGCTGAAGGGGTAGATTTAAGCTTCCTGAACTTTATTACCTTTATCGGTGTTATTGCGGCATTAGTACAGATTCTGGAAATGATCCTCGATCGCTTCTTCCCGCCTCTGTATAACGCACTGGGCATCTTCCTTCCGCTGATCACAGTAAACTGTGCGATCTTCGGTGGTGTGTCTTTCATGGTGCAGCGCGACTACAGCTTTGCTGAATCTGTGGTATACGGTTTCGGTTCTGGTGTGGGTTGGATGCTGGCTATCGTCGCTCTTGCAGGTATCCGTGAGAAGATGAAGTATTCAGACGTTCCTCCAGGTCTGCGTGGTTTAGGTATTACCTTTATCACGGCTGGCTTGATGGCGTTGGGCTTCATGTCTTTCTCTGGTGTTCAACTGTAA
- the nqrF gene encoding NADH:ubiquinone reductase (Na(+)-transporting) subunit F produces MSTIIFGVVMFTLIILALVLVILFAKSKLVPTGDITISINGDPEKAIVTQPGGKLLGALAGAGVFVSSACGGGGSCGQCRVKIKSGGGDILPTELDHISKGEAREGERLACQVAVKTDMDLELPEEIFGVKKWECTVISNDNKATFIKELKLQIPDGESVPFRAGGYIQIEAPAHHIKYADFDVPEMYRGDWDKFNLFRYESIVNEDIIRAYSMANYPEEFGIIMLNVRIATPPPNNPNVPPGQMSSYIWSLKAGDKCTISGPFGEFFAKDTDAEMVFIGGGAGMAPMRSHIFDQLKRLKSKRKMSYWYGARSKREMFYVEDFDGLAAENDNFVWHCALSDPQPEDNWTGYTGFIHNVLYENYLRDHEAPEDCEYYMCGPPMMNAAVINMLKNLGVEEENILLDDFGG; encoded by the coding sequence ATGTCTACTATTATTTTTGGTGTAGTGATGTTTACCCTGATTATACTGGCGTTGGTTTTGGTGATTCTATTCGCCAAATCCAAGCTAGTACCAACAGGTGACATTACAATCTCAATCAATGGCGATCCTGAAAAAGCGATCGTAACCCAACCGGGTGGTAAGTTGCTGGGTGCATTGGCTGGTGCCGGTGTATTCGTATCTTCTGCTTGTGGTGGTGGTGGTTCATGTGGCCAATGCCGCGTAAAAATCAAATCGGGTGGTGGTGATATTCTGCCAACAGAACTGGATCACATCAGCAAAGGCGAAGCCCGTGAAGGCGAGCGTTTGGCGTGTCAGGTTGCTGTGAAAACCGATATGGATCTAGAACTGCCAGAAGAAATCTTTGGTGTGAAGAAGTGGGAATGTACGGTTATCTCTAACGATAACAAAGCCACTTTCATCAAAGAGCTGAAACTACAGATTCCTGATGGTGAATCAGTACCGTTCCGTGCGGGTGGTTACATTCAGATTGAAGCGCCTGCGCACCACATTAAGTACGCTGATTTCGATGTGCCAGAAATGTATCGCGGTGATTGGGACAAGTTTAACTTGTTCCGTTATGAGTCTATCGTAAATGAAGACATCATCCGTGCTTACTCTATGGCGAACTACCCAGAAGAGTTCGGTATCATCATGCTGAACGTGCGTATCGCGACTCCGCCGCCAAATAATCCAAACGTGCCACCAGGCCAAATGTCTTCTTACATCTGGTCACTGAAAGCCGGTGATAAATGTACAATTTCTGGCCCATTCGGTGAGTTCTTCGCGAAGGATACGGATGCAGAAATGGTCTTTATCGGTGGTGGTGCAGGTATGGCGCCAATGCGCTCGCATATCTTTGACCAGCTGAAACGTCTGAAGTCTAAACGTAAGATGTCTTACTGGTACGGTGCGCGTTCTAAGCGTGAAATGTTCTACGTAGAGGATTTCGATGGCCTAGCAGCAGAGAATGACAACTTCGTATGGCATTGTGCTCTGTCTGATCCTCAGCCAGAAGATAACTGGACGGGTTATACCGGTTTCATCCATAACGTGTTGTACGAAAACTATCTGCGTGACCATGAAGCACCAGAAGATTGTGAGTACTACATGTGTGGACCTCCGATGATGAACGCGGCAGTAATTAACATGCTGAAAAACCTTGGTGTAGAAGAGGAAAACATCCTACTGGATGACTTCGGTGGTTAA
- a CDS encoding FAD:protein FMN transferase: MRNWLVAFASLLLLAGCEKPVEQVHISGPTMGTTYNIKYIQQPGVADSKTLQTEIDRLLEEVNDQMSTYRKDSELSRFNQHTSSEPFAVSTQTLTVVKEAIRLNGLTEGALDVTVGPLVNLWGFGPEARPDIVPTDEELNARRAITGIEHLKVEGNTLSKDIPELYVDLSTIAKGWGVDVVADYIQSQGIENYMVEIGGEIRLKGLNREGVAWRIAIEKPSVDQRSVQEIIEPGEYAIATSGDYRNYFEQDGVRYSHIIEPKTGRPINNRVVSVTVLDKSCMTADGLATGLMVMGEERGMAIAEANQIPVLMIVKTDDGFKEYASSSFKPFLNK, from the coding sequence GTGAGAAACTGGCTTGTTGCATTCGCTTCTCTTCTCTTGTTGGCTGGTTGTGAAAAGCCGGTTGAGCAAGTGCATATCAGTGGCCCAACCATGGGAACCACTTACAACATTAAATACATTCAACAGCCGGGCGTTGCGGATTCGAAAACACTGCAAACCGAGATTGATCGACTCCTTGAAGAAGTGAACGATCAAATGTCGACTTACCGTAAAGACTCTGAGCTAAGCCGTTTTAACCAGCATACCAGTAGCGAACCTTTTGCCGTTTCTACACAAACGTTAACTGTAGTGAAAGAGGCGATTCGTTTGAACGGCCTTACTGAAGGTGCTTTGGATGTGACTGTTGGACCTTTGGTTAATCTGTGGGGATTTGGGCCTGAAGCTCGCCCTGATATCGTACCGACGGATGAAGAGTTGAATGCTCGCCGTGCAATTACCGGTATTGAGCATCTGAAGGTGGAAGGCAATACACTGAGCAAAGATATTCCTGAGCTGTACGTTGATCTGTCTACGATTGCCAAAGGTTGGGGGGTAGATGTGGTTGCGGATTACATCCAGTCACAAGGCATTGAGAATTATATGGTTGAAATCGGTGGTGAAATCCGTTTGAAAGGCTTGAACCGTGAAGGTGTAGCTTGGCGCATTGCGATTGAAAAACCCAGTGTTGATCAGCGTAGCGTGCAAGAAATCATCGAACCGGGCGAATATGCGATTGCGACATCAGGCGACTACCGCAACTATTTTGAGCAAGATGGTGTGCGCTATTCACACATTATTGAGCCAAAAACAGGTCGCCCGATCAACAATCGAGTGGTTTCTGTCACCGTACTGGATAAATCATGCATGACGGCGGATGGGCTAGCGACTGGTTTAATGGTGATGGGCGAAGAACGTGGTATGGCGATCGCTGAAGCCAACCAGATCCCAGTCTTGATGATTGTAAAAACTGATGATGGCTTCAAAGAATACGCATCAAGCAGCTTTAAACCGTTTTTAAACAAGTAA
- the nqrM gene encoding (Na+)-NQR maturation NqrM yields the protein MNTFLITFGFFLAVIAAMAVGYIFQRKVVKGSCGGLGAVGIEKVCNCPEPCDARKKREAKAAARAERLAAWEKDRIA from the coding sequence ATGAACACATTTTTGATTACTTTTGGTTTCTTTCTTGCTGTCATTGCCGCTATGGCTGTTGGCTACATTTTCCAACGTAAAGTGGTGAAGGGGAGTTGTGGTGGGTTAGGTGCCGTAGGCATCGAAAAAGTGTGCAACTGCCCAGAACCTTGTGATGCACGCAAAAAGCGTGAAGCGAAGGCCGCAGCGCGTGCAGAACGCCTTGCCGCTTGGGAAAAAGATCGCATCGCGTAA
- the dinB gene encoding DNA polymerase IV — protein MQDRIRKIIHVDMDCFFAAVEMRDNPAYREIPLAVGGHEKQRGVISTCNYQARKFGVRSAMPTAQALKLCPQLHVVPGRMPVYKTVSQQIRAIFQRYTSVIEPLSLDEAYLDVTESNAYQGSATLIAQAIRQDIWQELNLTASAGVAPIKFLAKVASDINKPNGLYVVTPDQVQSMVDSLPLEKIPGVGKVALEKLHQAGLYVGADVKNADYRKLLHQFGRLGLLCGKRATALMKERSSQSVSVNR, from the coding sequence ATGCAAGATAGAATTCGTAAAATCATCCATGTTGATATGGACTGCTTTTTCGCTGCCGTTGAAATGCGGGATAACCCTGCGTATCGAGAGATACCACTGGCCGTTGGCGGACATGAAAAGCAGCGTGGAGTGATCAGTACATGCAACTATCAGGCGCGCAAGTTTGGCGTTCGATCTGCTATGCCCACCGCTCAGGCATTAAAACTCTGCCCTCAACTGCATGTTGTCCCTGGACGTATGCCAGTTTACAAAACGGTTTCTCAACAAATTCGTGCCATTTTTCAACGCTATACCTCGGTGATTGAACCGCTTTCTTTGGATGAAGCTTATCTTGATGTTACAGAGTCAAACGCCTACCAAGGAAGCGCCACTCTGATAGCACAGGCGATTCGCCAAGACATCTGGCAAGAACTGAATTTAACGGCTTCGGCGGGCGTTGCACCCATCAAGTTTCTGGCCAAAGTTGCTTCTGATATCAATAAACCCAATGGATTGTATGTGGTGACTCCTGATCAAGTGCAGAGCATGGTTGATTCTTTGCCCTTAGAAAAAATTCCGGGTGTTGGCAAAGTGGCGTTAGAAAAACTCCATCAAGCAGGCCTTTATGTCGGGGCTGATGTTAAAAACGCCGATTATAGGAAGCTACTGCATCAATTTGGCCGCTTGGGGCTTCTTTGTGGAAAAAGAGCCACGGCATTGATGAAAGAGAGGTCGTCACAGAGCGTGAGCGTAAATCGGTAG
- a CDS encoding YggN family protein: MKKNILALAVLMSSSTWAAQCRVDIQNEVHLNTQRVKILRTANDTALIDKQNNLYIQGKKIALTADQKNAVRRYREQLANMVPKAQRWADDSLKSANQLVDEVAISLEAPQAFDNVKKSMATFFADAKAQYFKNGDMIVPAETFEAMQNRFQQQFSRGKEVLTQQFFASAFDVMSTKMQKEGGLNLTQLGKNMADLKTKLDVKLKEQTSTFEKQGQEWCDALNEMTQQEQQLHKKIPQLKNYQVFTI, translated from the coding sequence ATGAAAAAAAACATTTTAGCTTTAGCTGTATTAATGAGTTCATCTACCTGGGCCGCACAGTGCCGAGTGGATATTCAAAATGAAGTTCACCTAAATACTCAGCGCGTTAAAATTTTGCGTACAGCAAATGATACGGCATTGATTGATAAACAAAATAATCTCTATATTCAAGGCAAAAAAATAGCGCTGACCGCGGATCAGAAAAATGCAGTACGTCGTTATCGTGAACAACTTGCCAACATGGTGCCTAAGGCACAGCGTTGGGCTGATGATAGTTTAAAATCGGCCAATCAATTGGTTGATGAGGTAGCGATTTCTTTAGAAGCACCACAAGCGTTTGATAACGTGAAGAAGTCGATGGCAACGTTTTTTGCAGATGCTAAAGCCCAGTATTTTAAAAATGGGGATATGATCGTGCCTGCCGAAACGTTTGAAGCAATGCAGAACCGTTTTCAACAACAGTTTTCTCGTGGTAAGGAAGTGCTCACTCAGCAATTTTTTGCCAGTGCGTTTGATGTGATGTCTACCAAGATGCAAAAAGAAGGTGGCTTGAATCTGACGCAGCTAGGTAAAAATATGGCAGATCTGAAAACAAAGTTGGATGTGAAGCTAAAAGAGCAAACCTCGACTTTTGAAAAGCAGGGACAGGAGTGGTGTGACGCATTAAACGAAATGACTCAGCAAGAGCAGCAATTACACAAAAAGATCCCTCAATTAAAAAACTATCAAGTCTTCACCATCTAA
- a CDS encoding sensor domain-containing diguanylate cyclase, whose amino-acid sequence MNLNNVSLRKLTALNALAVVVCFLVFYLTFKYFWSHDRDIAQALQLQQAELHRVETIVSLERKAMGASLADYAAWDDMANFIAHPTAEFIESNIGEHAFTSQFLDGIFIFDPSKKLVWGEKYDSELDKSVSYEYLLPDFSGILLQAQRLSTDKVSTSVRYMVVDDEPYLAATSRVCDSEGKSCNKGYLIFIKKVRAQFANVVEQATGIDIEVLTCATNAPLPEDEQDISYLKQLDYSGQSSVLFKINHQVKHPPFIRNDEVLALLFFSLVMYLINLWVVQALIRPITRANHVLQQFKTSGGKVPDENSFISSEMKEFAHTINHIVSQLDDSQQVLRWQSEHDPLTRISNRRYLEKQLKSYLSDRPFRYLVLYLIDIDYFKRFNDSFGHLAGDEALCSVADILQSVDFSGEKIVARFGGEEFCVVLASDQPFDGEQYAEQMRTKVAQLAITNPVDSTFQYLTISIGGVYAFSPQMDAYQLLFHQADIALYHAKANGRDRYVVRNFV is encoded by the coding sequence ATGAATTTAAATAATGTTAGTTTGCGCAAATTAACTGCACTCAATGCATTAGCGGTAGTGGTGTGCTTTTTGGTGTTTTATCTGACCTTCAAATATTTTTGGTCACACGATCGCGATATTGCGCAAGCCCTGCAATTACAACAAGCAGAATTACACCGTGTTGAAACCATAGTGTCGTTGGAACGTAAAGCGATGGGAGCTTCTCTAGCGGATTATGCAGCTTGGGACGACATGGCGAATTTTATTGCTCATCCGACAGCGGAGTTTATTGAGAGTAATATAGGCGAACATGCGTTTACCTCTCAATTTCTGGATGGCATTTTTATTTTTGATCCCAGTAAAAAGCTAGTCTGGGGGGAAAAATATGACTCTGAACTCGATAAAAGTGTCAGCTATGAATACTTGTTACCCGACTTTTCTGGGATTTTGCTGCAGGCTCAACGTTTAAGCACCGATAAGGTTTCGACATCGGTGCGCTATATGGTGGTGGATGATGAACCCTATCTCGCAGCTACCTCCCGAGTGTGTGATAGCGAAGGAAAATCGTGTAATAAAGGTTACCTCATCTTTATTAAAAAAGTCCGAGCACAATTTGCCAATGTGGTTGAACAAGCCACGGGTATCGATATCGAAGTATTAACGTGTGCAACCAATGCCCCATTACCTGAAGATGAGCAGGATATTTCCTATTTAAAACAGCTTGATTACAGCGGTCAGTCAAGTGTGCTGTTTAAAATCAACCACCAAGTTAAACATCCGCCTTTCATCCGTAATGATGAGGTCTTAGCTCTTTTGTTTTTTTCGCTAGTGATGTACTTGATAAACCTATGGGTGGTGCAGGCACTGATTCGCCCTATCACAAGGGCAAACCATGTGTTGCAGCAGTTCAAAACATCGGGAGGTAAAGTACCGGATGAGAATTCTTTTATCTCATCAGAAATGAAAGAATTTGCACATACAATAAATCATATTGTGAGTCAGCTTGATGATAGCCAACAAGTGTTACGCTGGCAGTCCGAACATGATCCTCTAACTCGAATTTCAAACCGCCGTTACTTAGAAAAGCAACTTAAAAGCTATTTGAGTGATCGCCCTTTTCGCTATTTGGTTTTGTATCTCATTGATATTGATTATTTTAAACGTTTCAATGACAGTTTTGGGCATTTGGCCGGTGATGAAGCATTGTGCTCAGTGGCGGATATCTTGCAATCGGTGGATTTTTCTGGAGAGAAAATCGTGGCCCGCTTTGGTGGTGAGGAGTTTTGTGTGGTGCTCGCTTCAGATCAGCCATTCGATGGTGAACAATATGCCGAACAAATGCGCACCAAAGTAGCTCAGCTTGCGATTACCAACCCTGTTGACTCAACTTTCCAATATCTCACGATTAGTATTGGTGGAGTTTACGCCTTCTCTCCTCAGATGGATGCCTATCAGCTACTATTCCATCAGGCTGATATAGCACTTTACCATGCAAAGGCAAATGGTAGGGATCGCTATGTTGTGCGTAACTTTGTTTGA